In one window of Pseudomonadota bacterium DNA:
- a CDS encoding 2-hydroxyacid dehydrogenase yields MDVLVFSARPYDETYLGAANTSGRHTLHFSDSTLTSETAVLAKGYEAVCCFVDDRLCADVLKRLSDGGTRLVLLRATGYNNVDLAAAERFGITVMRVREYSAQAVAEFAVGLILALNRKIHRAYNRVREGNFRLDGLLGFDLHGKTVGVVGVGKIGLAFSRIMAGFGCKLLAYDPFPNPDAEALGTVYVDFEQLLAQSHIVSLHSPLTPETQHLINESTLSRMRRGAMLINTSRGALVDASALIDALKKQHLGAVGLDVYEEESDLYFQDLSDTFIPDDIFTRLLSFPNVIVTGHQAFFTHEALTEIAQTTLNNLDDFLVGRVNENVLDVGLIGSPK; encoded by the coding sequence ATGGATGTGCTGGTCTTCAGCGCTCGGCCTTATGATGAAACCTATTTGGGCGCGGCCAATACTTCGGGTCGGCATACCCTTCATTTTTCCGATTCGACCCTGACGTCAGAGACGGCAGTTTTGGCCAAAGGGTACGAGGCCGTGTGCTGTTTTGTCGATGATCGGCTTTGCGCGGATGTGCTCAAGCGGCTCAGTGACGGTGGGACTCGCCTCGTTCTTTTACGGGCCACCGGTTATAACAACGTCGATCTTGCCGCGGCCGAGCGTTTCGGGATCACGGTGATGCGTGTGCGCGAATACTCTGCCCAAGCTGTCGCTGAGTTTGCCGTCGGCTTGATCCTGGCGCTCAATCGCAAAATACATCGCGCTTATAACCGGGTTCGCGAGGGCAATTTTCGCCTCGATGGTTTGTTGGGCTTCGATCTTCATGGCAAGACGGTTGGTGTGGTAGGGGTTGGCAAGATTGGTTTGGCATTCAGTCGCATTATGGCCGGATTTGGATGCAAATTACTGGCGTATGATCCGTTTCCCAATCCCGATGCCGAGGCGCTCGGTACGGTTTACGTGGATTTTGAGCAACTCTTGGCGCAATCCCATATTGTCTCTCTTCATTCTCCCTTGACGCCTGAGACGCAACATCTCATAAACGAGAGTACGCTGTCGCGAATGAGGCGGGGGGCGATGTTGATCAACACCAGTCGGGGTGCGCTGGTCGACGCATCTGCACTCATCGACGCGCTCAAGAAACAGCATTTGGGTGCCGTTGGCTTGGACGTTTACGAAGAGGAATCTGATCTGTATTTCCAAGATTTGTCCGATACTTTTATCCCGGATGACATTTTTACCCGACTACTGAGTTTCCCGAATGTCATCGTAACGGGCCACCAAGCCTTTTTTACCCACGAAGCATTGACCGAAATTGCCCAAACCACGCTGAATAACCTTGACGATTTCTTGGTTGGACGGGTTAATGAGAATGTGCTGGATGTCGGTCTAATCGGCTCACCGAAATAA
- a CDS encoding DUF2934 domain-containing protein yields MTIVTPTERERMIAEAAYYLAEQRGFVQGTELDDWLNAESAVEALLRGD; encoded by the coding sequence TTGACGATTGTTACACCGACTGAGCGAGAACGCATGATCGCCGAGGCGGCCTACTATTTGGCCGAACAGCGGGGATTTGTCCAGGGCACCGAGCTGGACGATTGGTTAAACGCGGAGTCTGCCGTTGAGGCCTTGTTACGAGGGGATTGA
- a CDS encoding poly(3-hydroxybutyrate) depolymerase: MNKPSHKRTRFVGRLFTLVGVLLILLIVGLPTWFASTHLYWGEALTPGAYDYPANAASGCPSGPRDGNAGVFRDQRTEQGFRYTVKTPTNYDPNQAHPLVVVYAPSGLSASLSERMVGLTREATRAGFIIAWAGSGRMSISAVQEFSTIPKQISEKWCIDMRRVYLTGHSDGGTIASAIAFMEETRHIPAAIAPSAAGIRSGDLKAYSCPDPLSVMVMHNEKDRLFPSFGESAARWWANCSGCQQEPIPSDVDGCVVFPDCRNDVQTWFCQSPGGHMKWPDRNREIIRFFSAAERDLSSSN, encoded by the coding sequence ATGAACAAACCCTCCCATAAACGAACGCGTTTCGTCGGACGACTATTCACGTTGGTGGGGGTGTTACTGATCTTGCTGATTGTCGGCCTGCCCACGTGGTTCGCATCGACACACCTCTACTGGGGCGAAGCGCTCACCCCTGGTGCCTACGACTACCCAGCCAATGCCGCCTCCGGCTGTCCGTCGGGCCCGCGTGATGGCAATGCCGGCGTCTTCCGCGATCAACGCACCGAACAGGGATTTCGATATACCGTCAAGACGCCCACCAACTATGATCCCAACCAGGCCCACCCGCTTGTGGTGGTGTACGCCCCCAGCGGATTGAGCGCGAGCCTGTCCGAAAGGATGGTGGGACTGACGCGAGAGGCTACGCGCGCCGGCTTCATTATCGCCTGGGCCGGTAGCGGCCGTATGAGCATCTCCGCAGTCCAGGAGTTCAGTACCATTCCAAAGCAAATCAGTGAGAAATGGTGCATCGATATGCGAAGGGTTTACCTAACTGGCCACTCAGACGGTGGAACCATCGCAAGCGCCATCGCATTTATGGAAGAAACACGCCATATCCCTGCCGCGATCGCCCCTAGCGCGGCCGGAATCCGATCCGGTGATTTAAAGGCCTACTCCTGCCCGGATCCGCTATCGGTCATGGTCATGCACAACGAGAAAGATCGTTTGTTTCCAAGCTTCGGCGAGAGTGCGGCACGGTGGTGGGCGAACTGCAGCGGTTGCCAGCAGGAACCGATCCCCAGCGACGTCGACGGTTGTGTCGTTTTCCCGGATTGTCGCAACGACGTTCAGACATGGTTTTGCCAGTCGCCGGGTGGGCATATGAAATGGCCGGATCGGAACAGAGAAATCATACGGTTTTTCTCAGCTGCGGAACGAGACTTGAGTTCATCCAACTGA
- the amoB gene encoding bacterial ammonia monooxygenase, subunit AmoB, translated as MEKRLSAGRLALLGLLIVLMQLPVATVYAHGERAQQASLRMRTINWFDVDVYPREVKVNDIVTVKGKFVPSVWWPEHIASIEEASFLNIGVPGPAFVRLDSRVNGVPMIRSTRFELGKTYEFEIKLKARAPGEYHVHPVVSIESAGPVIGPAYWVTVGGTQADFENSITTLTGDTIDLETYGMATIIRWNILWFIIGIAWIAWWFRKMPVIMPRYIQVEELGDDANKLITIPDMIVSFLFFGGVMVLIAGGYMWSSYQYPITTPLQTGKVEVEPLPEPVQLIDVEVGDARYRIPGRSFQIQLTVTNRTDNPIQVGEFSTANIRFINPELLDVKPQDKHDLVASNGLRVDDPPIQPGETRTITVYAEDALWETYRLTSLLYEPDSRFAGMLFFYDSEGRRYYQEIGGAMLPTFL; from the coding sequence ATGGAAAAAAGATTATCGGCAGGGCGTTTGGCCTTGCTTGGGTTGTTGATTGTGCTGATGCAGTTGCCCGTCGCAACGGTCTACGCGCACGGCGAGCGGGCGCAACAAGCCAGTTTGCGTATGCGGACTATTAACTGGTTCGACGTTGACGTTTATCCGCGCGAGGTGAAGGTTAACGATATTGTCACCGTGAAGGGTAAATTCGTACCGTCCGTTTGGTGGCCCGAACATATCGCATCGATTGAGGAAGCGTCCTTCCTTAACATCGGCGTGCCTGGTCCTGCGTTTGTGCGCTTGGATTCCCGCGTCAACGGCGTTCCCATGATCCGTTCCACACGATTCGAACTGGGTAAAACCTATGAGTTCGAAATCAAGCTAAAGGCCCGGGCGCCGGGTGAGTATCACGTTCACCCCGTGGTCAGCATCGAATCGGCGGGCCCTGTGATCGGTCCAGCCTATTGGGTCACAGTGGGTGGTACTCAAGCGGATTTCGAGAATTCCATTACCACGTTAACCGGCGATACCATCGATCTGGAAACCTATGGTATGGCCACGATCATTCGTTGGAACATCTTGTGGTTCATCATCGGTATTGCCTGGATTGCTTGGTGGTTCCGGAAAATGCCGGTGATTATGCCGCGCTATATCCAGGTCGAAGAGCTGGGGGATGATGCCAATAAGCTGATTACGATCCCCGATATGATCGTTTCCTTCCTGTTCTTTGGTGGGGTTATGGTCCTCATTGCAGGCGGGTATATGTGGTCAAGTTACCAGTATCCCATCACAACGCCGCTGCAGACGGGTAAAGTCGAAGTTGAACCCTTGCCCGAGCCGGTTCAGTTGATCGATGTGGAAGTGGGCGATGCTCGCTACCGCATTCCGGGTCGGAGTTTCCAGATTCAGCTGACCGTTACCAACCGGACCGATAACCCGATTCAAGTTGGCGAGTTTTCTACCGCCAACATCCGGTTCATCAATCCCGAGTTGTTAGATGTTAAGCCTCAAGACAAACACGATTTGGTAGCTTCTAACGGTCTGAGGGTGGACGATCCGCCTATTCAACCCGGCGAGACCCGAACCATCACGGTTTATGCGGAAGATGCGTTGTGGGAAACTTATCGTCTGACCAGCTTGCTTTACGAGCCGGATAGCCGTTTCGCTGGTATGTTGTTCTTCTATGATTCGGAAGGACGACGTTACTATCAGGAAATCGGCGGGGCGATGTTACCTACCTTCCTGTAA